One genomic region from bacterium encodes:
- the xseB gene encoding exodeoxyribonuclease VII small subunit, with product MTDLFGKTPEEKKNEKTKRKMKDKKVKEKYPEPESFENAIAKLEDVLRTLESGQIGLEESLSKYSEAQFLGRWCLAKLSSIQGELKKLGLDEDSNFSLEDFPPLE from the coding sequence ATGACAGATTTGTTCGGTAAAACTCCAGAGGAAAAAAAGAACGAAAAAACTAAGAGAAAAATGAAAGATAAAAAAGTAAAAGAGAAATATCCCGAACCGGAAAGCTTTGAAAATGCAATAGCGAAACTCGAAGATGTGCTTCGCACGCTCGAGAGTGGACAGATTGGCCTCGAAGAGTCACTGAGTAAATATAGTGAGGCACAATTTCTCGGTCGATGGTGTCTAGCAAAGCTGTCGTCGATACAGGGCGAACTTAAAAAACTCGGTCTCGACGAAGATAGCAATTTTTCTCTTGAAGATTTTCCACCGCTTGAGTAA
- a CDS encoding TolC family protein, giving the protein MNFKITKIVAVIAFLITTALLAQESVTFDRFLNNLIETHPIFERTEYGPRIIEAEREGLTGSEDWNINSSAGVSSIAQTASTGMGIDRTTSAALGGGVSRTFWSTGGIMSAEISLGNKWLSYNDNPIYAASPNNAFENSIYVSYIQPLMKNWQGLLYTLPYDMKSVEAAQESLSILEVEENFLAMNTPYFLDWVYFLEEKKILEHRRDLARQSLEQTKKKRARNIVDEVDVIRAENSLKNVEMAIESNEMSFTSLIDRLVEITGDGQIGGKSPRFDIFEAHELRDIEEIATEFVDRSRVLSKIKKTIELLDFKRKISEESMKSDLSLQARVGVKDYDEDFLDAIAMDKPDVSLNLIYEFPLDKTASKADLRSIELQVGQIRLQIAEAEIKYLSGIRALYAQVRDMQGIMAINREQIELAERQTIEEVKQYEVGRNDFTNVIRSQDSEANARLTLMRNALTYHKLYIQLLSLIDGLYSG; this is encoded by the coding sequence ATGAATTTTAAAATAACGAAAATAGTTGCGGTAATTGCGTTCTTGATAACCACGGCTCTGCTCGCGCAAGAGTCCGTCACCTTCGACCGGTTCCTCAACAATCTTATCGAGACCCATCCGATATTCGAGCGAACCGAATATGGTCCGCGCATTATCGAGGCGGAACGCGAGGGACTTACCGGCTCCGAGGATTGGAATATTAATTCCTCCGCAGGCGTTTCGAGTATCGCGCAAACCGCATCGACGGGCATGGGAATCGACCGGACTACCTCGGCGGCGCTTGGCGGAGGCGTTTCGAGGACATTCTGGAGCACCGGCGGGATTATGTCCGCCGAAATTTCCCTCGGGAACAAGTGGCTCTCATATAATGACAACCCGATCTACGCCGCCAGCCCGAACAACGCATTCGAGAACTCGATCTACGTGAGCTATATTCAGCCGCTGATGAAAAACTGGCAGGGGCTTCTCTATACGCTGCCCTACGACATGAAATCTGTCGAGGCCGCGCAGGAGAGCCTTTCCATTTTGGAGGTCGAGGAGAATTTTCTCGCGATGAATACTCCCTATTTCCTCGATTGGGTTTATTTTTTGGAGGAGAAGAAAATCCTCGAACACCGACGCGACCTTGCCCGGCAATCGCTCGAACAGACAAAGAAAAAGCGCGCGCGAAATATCGTGGACGAGGTCGATGTTATCCGCGCCGAGAACTCGCTGAAAAATGTCGAGATGGCGATAGAAAGCAACGAAATGAGCTTTACCTCGTTGATAGACCGGCTGGTCGAGATAACCGGAGACGGCCAAATAGGCGGGAAATCCCCGCGCTTCGATATTTTCGAGGCCCACGAGCTACGCGATATCGAGGAGATCGCCACCGAATTTGTGGATCGTTCGCGCGTTCTGTCGAAAATTAAAAAGACCATCGAGCTTCTCGATTTCAAACGCAAAATATCCGAAGAATCGATGAAATCCGATCTCTCGCTTCAGGCGCGGGTCGGCGTTAAGGACTACGACGAGGATTTTCTCGATGCTATCGCGATGGACAAACCGGACGTTTCGCTAAACCTGATTTACGAATTCCCCCTCGACAAGACCGCGTCCAAAGCGGATCTGCGATCTATCGAGCTTCAGGTCGGGCAGATTCGCCTGCAAATTGCGGAGGCGGAGATCAAATACCTGTCGGGCATCCGCGCACTCTACGCGCAGGTTCGCGATATGCAAGGCATTATGGCGATAAACCGCGAGCAGATAGAACTCGCCGAACGGCAAACAATCGAGGAAGTTAAGCAATACGAGGTCGGGCGCAACGATTTCACCAATGTCATCCGAAGCCAGGACAGCGAAGCCAACGCGCGCCTGACTCTCATGAGAAACGCGCTGACATATCACAAGCTTTATATTCAGCTTCTCTCGCTCATCGACGGGCTTTACAGTGGATAG